In a single window of the Bacteroidales bacterium genome:
- a CDS encoding valine--tRNA ligase encodes MEIAKKFDPALFEDKWYKYWTEKGFFKSVPDAKKPYTIVIPPPNVTGVLHMGHILNNTIQDILIRRARMQGKNACWVPGTDHASIATEARVVAKLKNEGIEKSNLTRDEFLKHAWEWTHKHGGIILEQLKKLGASCDWERTKFTMDDDMSESVIDVFIDLHKKGFIYRGVRMVNWDPKALTAISDEEVNHKEVKSKLYYVRYKIDGTNDEWLSIATTRPETILGDSAVCVHPDDERYKKLKGKNVIVPLINRKIPVIFDEYVDMSFGTGALKITPAHDINDYNLGIKHKLKSIDIFNDNGTLNENAEIFIGEDRFTAREKVVEELKQKEHLVKVEEITNNIGFSERTDEIIEPKLSLQWFCDITKIAKPALEVVENNKVRIHPSKYKNTYRHWMENIHNWCISRQLWWGHRIPAYYLPDGEIIIAKTKEDAFKIAKNKNANIKIENLKQDEDVLDTWFSSWLWPISVFDGIRKPNNNDIKYYYPTDVLISAPDILFFWIARMIMAGIEYRKDIPFKDVYITGMVRDKQGRKMSKSLGNSPEPMELIKQYGADGVRVGMMLCSPAGNDLLFDEGLLEQGRNFSNKIWNAFRLIKGWEVDGNIQQPGYSKVAVEWFEAKFNESIETVNSHFEKYRISEALMIMYKLMWDDFCSWYLEMIKPAYQQPIDKKTYDSTIEIFEKLLKFLHPFMPFITEEIWHLIKERTTQDCIIISRLPDVEKYKKEIIDDFEYVKEIIVSVRNIRQSNNISFKEKIELKIKKTSSTFDLKYFEELIIKLLNLTQINYVEEKPQGVISFLVKSDEFYIPFNITGDVESEIKKLKEEVYYLEGFLNLVNKKLNNEKFVKNAKVEIIETEQRKKADAELKISVIKEKIKNFEKK; translated from the coding sequence ATGGAAATTGCAAAAAAATTCGACCCCGCCTTGTTTGAAGATAAATGGTATAAATACTGGACAGAAAAAGGTTTTTTTAAATCTGTTCCCGATGCGAAAAAACCATACACAATAGTTATTCCTCCACCAAATGTTACAGGTGTTTTGCACATGGGACACATTTTAAATAATACTATTCAGGACATTTTAATAAGAAGAGCACGCATGCAGGGGAAAAATGCCTGCTGGGTTCCGGGAACCGACCATGCTTCAATTGCAACAGAAGCAAGAGTCGTAGCAAAATTAAAAAATGAAGGCATTGAAAAATCAAATTTAACAAGAGATGAATTTTTGAAACATGCATGGGAATGGACTCATAAACACGGCGGAATAATTCTCGAACAACTTAAAAAACTTGGTGCCTCGTGCGATTGGGAAAGAACAAAATTTACGATGGACGATGATATGTCCGAATCGGTTATTGATGTTTTTATTGATTTACACAAAAAAGGATTTATTTACAGAGGTGTTAGAATGGTTAACTGGGACCCTAAAGCTCTTACTGCAATTTCAGATGAAGAAGTAAATCACAAAGAAGTAAAATCAAAACTTTATTATGTTCGTTATAAAATTGATGGCACAAATGATGAATGGCTGTCAATTGCAACAACACGTCCCGAAACAATACTCGGTGATAGTGCCGTTTGCGTTCACCCCGATGATGAGAGATACAAAAAACTAAAAGGAAAAAATGTAATTGTTCCATTAATAAACCGCAAAATTCCTGTTATATTTGATGAATATGTTGACATGAGTTTTGGAACAGGAGCATTAAAAATTACACCTGCTCACGATATTAACGATTATAATCTTGGCATTAAGCACAAACTTAAATCAATAGATATTTTCAATGATAACGGAACTCTCAACGAGAATGCAGAAATTTTTATAGGTGAAGACAGATTTACAGCACGCGAAAAAGTTGTAGAAGAATTAAAACAAAAAGAACATTTAGTAAAAGTTGAAGAAATCACAAATAATATAGGTTTTTCGGAACGTACCGACGAAATTATAGAACCAAAACTTTCGCTCCAATGGTTTTGTGATATTACCAAAATAGCAAAACCAGCACTCGAAGTAGTTGAAAACAACAAAGTTAGAATTCATCCTTCAAAATATAAAAACACTTATCGCCACTGGATGGAGAATATTCACAACTGGTGCATTTCGCGTCAATTATGGTGGGGACACAGAATACCTGCATATTACCTGCCCGATGGCGAAATTATTATTGCCAAAACAAAAGAAGATGCCTTTAAAATAGCGAAAAATAAAAATGCAAATATTAAAATCGAGAATTTAAAACAAGATGAAGATGTTCTTGATACATGGTTTTCGTCATGGCTATGGCCAATTTCTGTGTTCGACGGAATAAGAAAGCCAAATAATAATGATATTAAATATTATTATCCGACTGATGTTTTAATTTCTGCTCCTGATATTCTTTTCTTCTGGATTGCACGAATGATAATGGCTGGCATTGAATACAGAAAAGATATTCCATTTAAGGATGTGTATATAACAGGAATGGTTAGAGATAAGCAAGGGCGGAAAATGTCGAAATCGCTTGGTAATTCACCCGAGCCGATGGAACTGATAAAACAATACGGAGCCGATGGTGTTCGTGTTGGAATGATGCTTTGTTCTCCTGCCGGCAACGACTTGCTTTTCGATGAAGGACTTTTGGAGCAGGGTAGAAATTTTTCAAATAAAATATGGAACGCATTTCGCCTGATAAAAGGATGGGAAGTTGACGGAAACATTCAACAACCTGGTTATTCAAAAGTAGCGGTTGAATGGTTTGAGGCAAAATTCAATGAAAGCATTGAAACAGTAAATTCTCATTTTGAAAAATACAGAATTTCCGAGGCATTGATGATAATGTACAAATTGATGTGGGATGATTTTTGTTCATGGTATCTGGAAATGATTAAACCGGCATATCAACAGCCAATTGATAAGAAAACTTACGATTCAACAATTGAAATTTTTGAAAAGCTACTAAAATTTTTACATCCCTTCATGCCTTTTATTACAGAGGAAATATGGCATTTAATAAAAGAAAGAACAACTCAAGATTGTATAATTATTTCCAGATTGCCCGATGTTGAAAAATACAAAAAAGAAATTATTGATGATTTTGAATATGTAAAAGAAATTATTGTTTCTGTAAGAAATATACGACAGAGCAATAATATTTCTTTTAAAGAAAAAATAGAACTGAAAATTAAAAAAACTTCTTCAACTTTCGATTTAAAATATTTTGAGGAATTAATCATTAAGCTTTTAAATCTGACTCAAATAAATTATGTAGAGGAAAAACCTCAGGGAGTAATATCATTCCTTGTTAAATCAGATGAATTTTATATTCCGTTTAATATAACAGGTGATGTTGAATCTGAAATAAAAAAACTTAAAGAGGAAGTTTATTATCTGGAGGGGTTTTTAAATTTAGTGAATAAGAAACTTAATAATGAAAAATTCGTAAAAAACGCAAAAGTTGAAATAATAGAAACAGAACAAAGAAAAAAAGCCGATGCAGAATTAAAAATCAGCGTAATTAAAGAAAAAATAAAAAACTTTGAAAAAAAGTAA
- a CDS encoding DUF5103 domain-containing protein: MLKIHKFNFTILIFLLCLCCKAQTDTTEYYKKDYFHYDDYVYKSNIRTVLLNQETWEFSPPIIELNGTEKLKLSFDDLDGDLKNYSYTVIHCNANWQPSNMQALEYIDGFTEDNIRNYSYSVNTIQKYTHYSFTFPNENLMLTKSGNYLLKVYLENDKENTIITRRFMLVEPLVTVEVNVKRATSIEYRDSRHEVDFVIKTGSYLINNPLTDLNIVITQNDRWDNAIRNLKPLFIRGNELIYDYEKGNTFIAGNEFRQVDIRSLVYQSVNIRKITYDSLGNQVYLLCDVKRSGKTHLSFNDIDGKFSIINQDRGNSEVEADYTYVHFCLQYNPLELQGNVYLFGGLTSWKFSKESQMKYNPKRNLYEATLYLKQGYYNYIYVLLKNNNKTADESYIEGSYYETENQYCIYVYYRQPGTLYDKLIAYKKINS, translated from the coding sequence ATGTTGAAAATACATAAATTTAATTTTACAATTTTAATATTTTTACTTTGTTTATGCTGTAAAGCGCAAACCGACACAACCGAATATTATAAAAAAGATTATTTTCATTATGACGACTATGTTTATAAAAGCAATATTAGAACAGTTTTGCTGAATCAGGAGACATGGGAGTTTTCGCCCCCAATAATTGAACTTAACGGAACAGAAAAATTAAAATTAAGTTTTGATGACCTCGATGGCGATTTAAAAAATTATTCTTATACCGTAATTCATTGCAATGCAAACTGGCAACCCTCAAATATGCAAGCCCTTGAATATATTGACGGATTTACCGAAGATAATATTAGAAATTACAGCTATTCCGTTAATACAATTCAGAAATATACACATTATAGCTTTACATTTCCGAATGAAAATCTTATGCTCACAAAATCAGGAAATTACTTATTGAAAGTATATCTCGAAAATGATAAAGAAAATACAATAATCACCCGCAGATTTATGCTTGTAGAACCTTTAGTAACAGTTGAAGTAAATGTAAAGCGGGCAACTTCCATTGAATACAGGGATTCGAGACACGAAGTGGATTTTGTTATTAAAACAGGTTCATATTTAATAAATAATCCTTTAACCGATTTGAATATCGTAATTACTCAAAACGACAGATGGGATAATGCAATCAGGAATCTGAAACCACTTTTTATTAGAGGCAATGAACTGATATATGATTATGAAAAAGGAAATACATTTATTGCTGGCAACGAATTCAGACAAGTTGATATAAGAAGCTTAGTATACCAATCTGTAAATATCAGAAAAATAACCTACGACTCGCTCGGAAATCAAGTTTACCTTCTCTGTGATGTGAAACGTTCGGGAAAAACACATCTTTCATTTAATGATATAGACGGAAAATTTTCAATTATAAATCAGGACAGAGGGAACAGCGAAGTTGAAGCAGATTATACTTATGTTCATTTTTGCCTGCAGTACAATCCTTTGGAATTACAAGGAAATGTGTATTTATTTGGTGGATTGACAAGCTGGAAATTTTCAAAAGAATCGCAAATGAAATATAATCCCAAAAGAAATCTTTATGAAGCTACTTTATATCTTAAACAGGGATACTATAATTATATTTATGTGCTTTTGAAAAACAACAATAAAACTGCCGACGAATCATATATTGAAGGTTCGTACTATGAAACAGAAAATCAGTATTGTATTTACGTATATTACCGCCAACCAGGAACTCTTTATGATAAGCTGATAGCTTATAAAAAAATAAACTCTTAA
- a CDS encoding DUF4294 domain-containing protein, with translation MNKIIFIPIFFLLLLRCESTDAQEKIAGGIKVKAIVIDGDTIPYVELTEIKIFGNKIFKTNKEKRQWDRLVRNVKRVYPLAKIAGVKMKEYEAILIHIKDERSKKILMKNAENALKAQFEKDIRDLTYSQGKILVKLIDRETGKTSYQIIKEFRGAIQAIFWQTLARIFENNLKYEYDPFGEDKAIEEIILKIENGDI, from the coding sequence GTGAATAAAATTATTTTCATACCAATCTTTTTTTTATTACTCCTCAGATGCGAAAGTACTGATGCTCAGGAAAAAATAGCAGGAGGAATAAAAGTTAAAGCAATTGTAATTGATGGCGATACTATTCCTTATGTCGAACTCACAGAAATAAAAATATTTGGAAATAAAATTTTTAAAACCAATAAAGAAAAAAGACAATGGGACCGGCTTGTTAGAAATGTTAAAAGAGTATATCCGCTTGCAAAAATAGCAGGTGTAAAAATGAAAGAATATGAAGCAATTCTGATTCACATAAAAGATGAAAGAAGCAAAAAAATATTGATGAAAAATGCCGAAAATGCATTGAAAGCTCAGTTTGAAAAAGATATAAGAGACCTCACCTATTCGCAGGGAAAAATTCTTGTTAAACTTATTGACAGAGAAACAGGAAAAACTTCATATCAGATTATCAAAGAATTCAGAGGAGCTATTCAGGCAATATTCTGGCAAACCTTAGCCCGTATTTTTGAAAATAATCTTAAATATGAATATGACCCTTTCGGTGAAGATAAAGCCATTGAAGAAATAATTCTGAAAATTGAAAACGGAGACATTTAA